A part of Saccharomonospora amisosensis genomic DNA contains:
- a CDS encoding site-2 protease family protein codes for MNPTIKLGTVAGVRVGVHWSVLGILLVLVFALGFARWPLLVPGYSTWVYLLAAVVAAVLFLVSLLAHELSHAVVARRNGIEVEDITLWLLGGVAKLRSEARTPGAELRIAGAGPLASLLTAALFGLIAWLLVAVDATTLLVATAGYLALINVVLAAFNLVPAAPLDGGRVLRAALWAWRGDRTRAAVWSARAGRVFGFALILLGTWRLLFAGVGDGLWWILIGLFITSMASAEERQARLGAMLADVAVADVMTRDPDTTDGDMSVRRFLDEVALSRKHSAFPLLDARGGVEGLVTLNRLRSVPAQQRDATPLRQAACPPDQIPTATPEEPLIDLLRRMEGCTDGRALVFEDDRLVGIVSPTDISRVVTLRGTDAGWSQGGSDLTSPQPPGRRI; via the coding sequence ATGAACCCGACGATCAAGCTCGGTACGGTCGCGGGTGTCCGGGTCGGAGTGCACTGGAGCGTGCTCGGCATCCTCCTGGTGCTGGTGTTCGCCCTCGGTTTCGCACGGTGGCCGCTTCTCGTGCCCGGCTACTCGACGTGGGTCTACCTGCTGGCCGCGGTTGTGGCGGCGGTGCTTTTCCTGGTCTCACTGCTGGCACACGAGCTGTCGCACGCCGTCGTCGCGCGGCGCAACGGGATCGAGGTGGAGGACATCACGCTGTGGTTGCTCGGGGGTGTCGCGAAACTACGCAGCGAGGCTCGCACGCCAGGCGCCGAATTGCGTATCGCGGGGGCGGGACCGCTGGCGAGCCTGCTGACAGCCGCGCTGTTCGGACTCATCGCCTGGCTGTTGGTGGCTGTCGACGCCACCACCTTGCTCGTGGCGACGGCGGGCTATCTCGCACTCATCAACGTGGTGCTGGCCGCGTTCAACCTCGTGCCCGCCGCGCCGCTGGACGGAGGACGCGTCCTGCGGGCCGCGCTGTGGGCATGGCGCGGTGATCGTACGCGCGCCGCTGTGTGGAGCGCGAGGGCAGGCCGAGTCTTCGGCTTCGCCCTGATCCTGCTCGGCACCTGGCGGCTGCTGTTCGCGGGCGTCGGCGACGGCCTGTGGTGGATCCTGATCGGGCTTTTCATCACCAGCATGGCCAGCGCTGAGGAGCGGCAGGCCCGACTGGGCGCGATGCTCGCGGACGTAGCCGTCGCCGACGTGATGACCCGTGACCCGGACACCACCGACGGCGACATGTCGGTGCGGCGATTCCTTGACGAGGTGGCGTTGTCGCGCAAGCACTCGGCCTTTCCGCTGCTGGATGCCCGTGGTGGGGTGGAGGGGCTGGTTACTCTGAACCGGCTGCGCTCAGTGCCTGCCCAGCAGCGGGACGCGACACCTTTGCGGCAGGCGGCGTGCCCTCCCGACCAGATCCCCACGGCGACACCTGAGGAGCCGCTGATCGACCTCCTGCGCCGCATGGAAGGTTGCACCGACGGCAGGGCGCTGGTTTTCGAGGACGACCGGCTCGTCGGCATCGTCAGCCCGACCGACATCAGCCGCGTGGTGACTCTACGGGGGACGGACGCGGGCTGGAGCCAAGGTGGTTCGGACCTCACCTCACCACAGCCACCGGGGCGACGGATCTGA
- a CDS encoding Rho termination factor N-terminal domain-containing protein has protein sequence MVTESGDLQRMTMAELAREAHRVGIANVQHMSTQELIEAIEQQRETNALQPLEPPPRENWSEDTSMPRGWENFPG, from the coding sequence ATGGTGACTGAAAGTGGTGACCTGCAACGCATGACGATGGCCGAGCTGGCGAGGGAAGCACACCGGGTAGGCATCGCGAACGTGCAGCACATGAGCACGCAGGAGCTGATCGAGGCGATCGAGCAGCAGCGCGAAACCAACGCACTGCAACCGCTGGAGCCACCCCCGCGGGAAAACTGGTCCGAGGACACCAGCATGCCGCGGGGCTGGGAGAACTTCCCCGGTTGA